The genomic window CACGCCCGACCGCCTCGGTGGCGGAAATCGGTGCGGGAGTGTGTAAATCACCGGGGTGCGGTCCGGCGGCCAGGTCGAGCAGCAGGGCGGCGTCTGTGACGGTGCGGGCCAGTGGTCCGTTGACGGTGAGCCCGTAGAACGCCTCGGCGTGTGGCCAGGTGGAGATCCGGCCGCGCTGCGGTTTGATGCCGACGAGATTGGTCCACGCGGCTGGGATCCGGACCGAGCCCGCGCCGTCGGAACCCAGTGCGGCGGGTACCAATCCGGCCGCGACCGCCGCCGCCGAGCCGCCGGAAGAGCCACCGGGCGTGCGGTCGGCGGCCCACGGATTGCGGGTGTGCCCGAAGGACGCCGCGCTGGTGAAGGGCAACTGACCGAGCTCACACGTGTTGGTCTTGCCGACGATCACCGCGCCCGCCGCGCGCAACCGCCGAACCGATTCGGCATCTTCGGTTTTCGGCGCGAAATCGCCGCCGCAGCCGAATGCCGTTGGCTCACCGGCGATATCGGTGTCGTCCTTCACCGCGATCGGCACGCCGAGCAGCGGCAGCCGGTCACCCGCCGCGAGGCGCCGGTCGGCGTCGGCCGCCTCGGCGAGTGCCCGGTCGCGGCGCACCAGCCGGAACGCGTTGAGCGTCGGCTGGGCGGCCTCGATGCGGTCGAGGGCAGCGCCGACCGCGGCGACGGAACCGATGGTGCCGTGCGCGAGTGCGGCGGCGTAGTCGGACAGCCCGAGGTCGTTCGGCGGTGCTCCGGCGGGGAGTCGCCCTTGGTCGGCGGTTGTCATGTGAGCTCCCTCTCTCGTCGTGCTTCGGAAAACCGTAACCCGCAACTGGACAACCGACTAGTGCCGACACTGTGCGCAGGGTGGCCTGCGGTGATCGGGTATTGGAGCCGCAGACCGACGCGGAGGCCCTCCACGCTCCCGGCAATTCACTGACCGAACGCGATATCGATATCCGCTAGCTGGCCGCGCGAGAGCGCACCCCGGGATGAAATCGCCGAGACGCTGCATCTCTCGCCGGGAACGATTCGCCACAATCTGGCTGCCATCAACCGGAAGGTCGGCGCCCGCAATCGCATCGAGGCAATACGCGTCGCTGCCACCCGTGGCTGGATCTGACACACGACTTGTTGGCCCGAAATGCAATCTGCACTGAATCCGATGCATTTTGCCTTGAAACTGGCGGGCCCGAATGCCCAGTCTCCACATATTCGCTGGTAGGGGGCCGTTTGAAGCGGAACCCAAGGGCGCGAACCGTTTACGCGTCTCGGCACAGTGCTGGAGAATTTATCCTCAGGCTGATCCCCATGGTCGGCCAAGGAAACAGTCAGCGGCGATAGCCGACACCGAAAAGGAGCCATGAGATGTCTAGTCGATGCGATGTCTGCGGTAAGCAGCCCAGCTTCGGGAATCGCGTAGCGCGGGCCGGACGTCGGGCTCAGCAACGGTATGTCAAAGGCCGGACGAGTCGCCGATTCAATCCGAACATTCAACCGGTGCGGGCCGTCAAAGACGGTACCCCCGTGCGTATGAAGGTATGCACTTCGTGCCTCAAGAAGGGAAAGGTGGAGCGTCGCGCACAGGCATAACTCTTGCGAGCGGGATGAGTTCCCCTGTCACGATTGCGGATTGCCGACCGCACCCCTCGATGGTCCAGACGAGTGGTACACGGTGCACGACCGCGTATGGGAACACGCCAATGCCGCGGAAGACAGCATCCTTTGCATCGGCTGCCTGGAGACTCGACTCGATCGCCGTCTACTGCACACCGATTTCGTTGCCGCTCCTCTCAATGACCCGGAATACGGTCAACACAGTCAGCGTCTGGTGAGTCGTCTACGGCCTCGTGTCGAGCACTGAAGCGAAAACCCGCGGTTCGGCGCTTCCATCGAAGGTCGCTCGGGTCTCGATATAGACATACATACCGTATGTATGTAACAGTGGTGAGACCGCGACGCACTGGAGGAACCATGGGAATCAGCACGGCACTCGGCCGCACGCACGAGGTAGATCTGCCCGGCGGCCGCATTCGGTACCACGACACGGGGGAGGGGTCGCCGGTCGTCTTCGTGCACGGACTGATCGTCAACGCGGACCTGTGGCGCAAGGTCGTCCCCGGCATCGCCGCCGCGGGCTACCGCTGCCTGACCCCGGACTGGCCGCTCGGCGCACACGAGATCGCGGTCCCGGACGCGGACCTCACCCCGACCGGGGTGGCCGACCTCATCGCGGACTTCCTCGAACGCCTCGACCTGACCGATGTCACCGTGGTCGCCAACGACACCGGCGGCGCGATCACCCAGGTGCTGATGACCCGTCGTCCGGCCAGGATCGGGCGCGTTGTGCTCGCCGCGGTCGACAGCTACGAGGGATTCCTGCCGCAGCCGTTCGCCCTGCTCACCTGGCTGGCCAAGATTCCGGGTTCGATGCGTCCGGTCATCGAATTGGCGCGCATCCGGGCGCTGCAGCCGACGCCACTGGTGTTCGGCCTGGTCGCCAAACGCCGGGTGCCGCCGGAGATCGCCGACTCGTATCTGGCGGGCCCCAAGAAATCCGCTGCGGTCCGCAGAAATCTGCGGTCGTTCCTGAAGAACGCGCACCGCCGCTACACGCTGGAAGCCGCCTCCCGCTTCGCGTCGGTCGACATACCGGTGCTGCTGGTGTGGGCCAGCGAGGACAAGATTTTCCCGATGTCCTATGCCGAACGCCTGGCCCGGGACCTGCCGCACGCGACACTGGAGGTCATCGACGACTCCTACACCTTCCTGCCGGAAGACCAGCCCGAGTTGCTCACCGAGTCGATCCTGGAGTTCACTCGGCTGCATGCCACGCCGTAGCCAGGAGGACCGCTCCCGCACCACCAGGGCCGCGCTCGAACAGGCCGGACGTCGCCTGTTCACCGAGCGCGGCTTCGCGGCGACCTCGGCGGAGGAACTGGTCACCGAGGCCGGGGTCACCCGTGGCGCGCTGCACCACCACTACGGCGACAAGCGCGGCCTGTTCCTCGCCGTCCTGGAACAGATCGAGGTCGAAGCCACCGACGAGATCGAAAAGGCCATCGCCACAGTCGATCCCGACGATGTGATGACCGGGATGGCGGTCGGCCTCGGCCTGTTCCTGGAGATCTGCCAGCGCCCGGCGATGCTGCGTATCTCGCTCACCGACGCGCCCGCCGTACTGGGCTGGCAGGCCTGGCGCGAATTCGAGAGCCGGCACGGCCTCGGCGTGATCACCGCCCAGCTGGAACGCGCTCGCGTCGCGGGCCTGATCGCCGACGCACCCATCCAGGTACTGGCCCAGCTACTGCTCAGCGCACTGACCGAATCGGCCTTGATCGTCGCGCACGCGGACGATCCGGACAGCGCCCGCGCCGAAGCCCAGCAGTCGATGCTGCTGCTGATCTCCGGCCTCATCAAGACCTGAGTTTTACTCCACGAATTGCAGCTCCACCTGCGGTAACTCGACCATGACCCGGGCGCACACGGCGCGATGCCAGGTGGCGGGGTAACGAGTGTCCGGCTCGTGGCGGCAGTAGTCGTCATTGGTCCGATAGGTGTGCAGGCGCGGCGAGATCTCCCCGGCGCCGATGGCGTCGACCATCGCCTCGATGACCTGCTCGGTCTCGTCGGCGATCTCGGCGAGCTCGCGCGCCACCGTGTCCGGAATCTGGAAGGCCCCCTTCTCCCAGCGTTCCACGGTGCGCTCGGCGACGGCGAAGAGCCGGGCGCACCAGGGCACCGGCAGGCCGAGCAGTTCACGAGTGGCCCGGAAACCTGCGGCGGTTCCGGTACCAAGTAGGTCGTCCAAATCCGAAAACCCCTCCCCAGCAGTGCGGTAGAGAAAAAGAATAGGTCAGTGCGCCGAACGGCATGGTGGATTCGTCCGGGAAGTGACCGGGGCAGTGCCGCGCCTGCCGAGGGCTGTCGGATGTTCGTGGGAGGATGAGGCGTGCGTTTGTATCGAGATGTGGCGGTGGTGGTACGCCAGCACAAGCTGGGCGAGGCGGACCGCATCGTCACGTTGCTGACGCGCCAGCACGGCTTGGTGCGTGCGGTGGCCAAGGGGGTGCGTCGCACCAAGTCGAGGTTCGGCGCCCGGCTGGAGCCGTTCGCCTATATCGATGTGCAGTTGCATCCGGGACGCACACTGGACGTGGTGACCCAGGTGCACACGGTGGAGGCGTTCGCCGCCGACATCATCGACGACTACGGGCGCTACACCACGGCCTGCGCGGTGCTGGAAACCGCCGAACGGCTGGCCGGTGAGGAGCGGGCGCCCGCGCCGCGGCTGCACGCGCTCACCGCGAGCGCGTTGCGCGCCATCGCCGCCAAGCAACGGCCGCACGAGCTGATCCTGGACGCATTCCTGTTGCGCGCCATGGGTTTCGCGGGCTGGGCGCCCGCGCTGGACGAATGCGCCAAGTGCGCGACCCCGGGCCCGCACCGGGCGTTCCACGTCGCGGCCGGGGGCGCGGTGTGCGTGCACTGCCGCCCGCCCGGCTCGGCGACACCGGCGCCCGGCGTGCTCGATCTGCTGGTCGCGCTGCTGCGCGGCGAATGGGACTACATCGAGACGGTGCCCGATGGTGCGCGCAGGCAGGCCAGTGGCCTGGTCGCCGCGCATCTGCAATGGCATCTGGAACGGCAGTTGCGCACGTTGCCGCTGATCGAGCGGTCCCGTCCAGTGGGCTTCCCGGCCTGATAGCTGAGGTCCGCGGAGACCTTCACAAGGCCTCCACAACCATCAGGCAGGATAGGGGCCGTGATCCTCCGCCGAGACTCCTCCACCGCGACCAGGTCGAACGCACGGCCGGGCGCGGCCCGCACCGTTCGTCCGCCTTCGCAGCACCCTTCGGGAGCTCGTCCGCCGGAAATTCCGGCCGACCTGGTGCCGAACCATGTCGCGCTGGTGATGGACGGCAACGGCCGGTGGGCGCAGGAGCGCGGACTGCCGCGCACCGCGGGACACGAGCGCGGCGAGGCGGTGCTGATGGACACCGTCGAGGGCTGCATCGAGATCGGCGTGAAGTGGCTGTCGGCCTACGCGTTCTCCACCGAGAACTGGCGGCGCAGCCCCGAGGAGGTGCGCTTCCTCATGGGATTCAATCGCGATGTGATCCGCCGCCGCCGCGACGAGATGAACGAAATGGGCGTTCGGGTGCGCTGGGCCGGACGGCGACCTCGGTTGTGGCGCAGCGTGATCAACGAACTGGAAGTCGCCGAGGAGTTGACCAAGGACAACACGGTGATGACCCTCACCATGTGCGTCAACTATGGCGGCCGAGCCGAAATCGCCGATGCGGCAAGGGAAATCGCGCGGCGAGTGGCGGCGGGCGAGATCGACCCGGAGAAGGTGACCGAGGCGACGGTGGCGAAATACCTCGACGAGCCGGACATGCCGGACGTGGATCTGTTCCTGCGGCCGTCCGGGGAGTTCCGCAGCTCGAACTTCCTGCTCTGGCAGTCCGCCTACGCCGAATACGTCTATCAGGACACCCTGTTCCCCGATTTCGACCGGCGCAATCTGTGGGAAGCGTGCCTCCAGTACGCTTCCCGTGACCGACGCTTCGGCGGCACCAAATGAACGGCGGCACAGGCATGGAATCATCGGTGACTCCGGAACACGAACTTCAGGCGCGCGCCGGTGCCTGCCTTTCGCTGTACGACATCGACGTGCGCGTCGACCCCGAGGGCTCGATCGGTTTCGAATACGAGGGCGCGCTGTGCTCGCTGCGTGCGGTGAGCCTCGCGCCCGGCCTGGACGTGCTGACCCTGACCTGCGTACTGGCCTGGGATCGGCCGATCAAGCCGCAGCTGCACAAGCGGGTCGCCGAGCGGAACAACGCGCTACAGTTCGGGTCGCTCACCGTGATCGCCCACGACAAGCTCGCCGACATCATCCTGCGCTACACCTTCCCGGCCGCCGGGCTCGACGACCAGGCACTGGCCACCATGCTGGTGCTCGTCCTCTCCGGCGCGGGCCGCGCCAGGCAGGGCCTGCTGCCCTGACATCTGTCATGGCAGACACGTGACAGTCGTGCCGGGGTTTCCTGGCGTGGATGCGCGACGGTTGTCCCATGACATCAGCACTGACGACCGCGGCCGTCTTCGCCGCGGCTGGCGGTTCGGCGACGCCCGCGATCGAACTGCGCGATCTGCGTAAGAGCTTTCCGGTGCCGGGCGGTGGCACGGTGCGGGCCGTCGACGGACTCGACCTCGTCATCGAACCGGGCGAGATCGTCGCGTTCCTCGGGCCCAACGGCGCGGGCAAGACCACCACCCTCGACATGGTGCTTGGCTTGGCGGCGCCGGATTCGGGCAGCGTCGCGGTGTTCGGCGGCACACCGGCGGAAGCACTTGCGGTAGGCCGGATTTCGGCGGTATTGCAGTCCGGCGGGCTGCTGCCCGACCTCACCGTCGCCGAGACCGTGCGGCTGGTGGCCAGTCTGCACGTGAATCCGCGTCCGGTCGAGGAGGTGCTGTCCCGCGCGGGCCTCGCCGAGATCGCGGGCCGCATGGTCGGCAAGTGCTCGGGCGGGCAGCGGCAGCGGCTGCGCTTCGCGCTCGCGTTGCTGCCGAATCCCGACCTCATCGTGCTCGACGAACCGACCACCGGCATGGACGTCGAAGGCCGCAGGGACTTCTGGAACGCCATGCGGGAGGACTCCCAGCGCGGCCGCACCGTCCTGTTCGCCACCCACTACCTGGACGAGGCCGATGCCTATGCCGACCGGATCGTGCTGGTCCGGGCGGGCCGGGTGGTCGCGGACGGCAGCGCCGCCGAGATCAAGAACTTGGCGGCGGGCCGCGCGGTCAGCGCCACCCTGTCCGGTGGTGTGCCCACCGGTCTGCATGATCTCCCAGGCGTCGATGAGGTGGAGGTGCGTGGCGAGCGAATCGTCGTGCACACCAAGGACTCCGACGCGGTGGCACGCTACCTGCTCACCGAGACCAGCGCTACCGACCTCGAAATCACCTCGCACAATCTCGAATCCGCGTTTCTCGCGCTCACCACCGGAGAAAACTGACATGACAACACTTGCCCCGTCGGCTTCGGCCCGGCATCAGCCCACGCCGTTGGGCGGCTTCAGTCTCGGCTTCCTGCGCCTGGAACTGCGCCGCATGCTGCGCAATCGCCGCACGATGATCTTCACGCTGCTCATTCCGCCGCTGTTCTTCGTCATCTTCGGCCTGCAATCCGATTTCCGGACACAGTCTTTCGGCTCCGGCAACGTGACCGGCTACGTCATGGTGTCGATGGCGGTCTACGGCGCGCTGCTGGCCACCACCAGCGGCGGCGCCATGGTGGCGATCGAACGCGCCCAGGGCTGGAGTCGCCAATTGCGGCTCACCCCACTGCATCCGGTCGCCTACATCGCCACCAAGGTCGCCGTCGCGATGGTGCTCGGGCTGGTTTCGGTCAGCGCGGTGTTCGTAGTCGGTGGGGTGCTCGGCGCCCACCTCACGCCGGTCGCCTGGGTCGGCTGCTTCCTGCTCGCCTGGCTGACCTCGCTGGTTTTCGCGGCATTCGGCCTGTTC from Nocardia iowensis includes these protein-coding regions:
- a CDS encoding alpha/beta fold hydrolase, which translates into the protein MGISTALGRTHEVDLPGGRIRYHDTGEGSPVVFVHGLIVNADLWRKVVPGIAAAGYRCLTPDWPLGAHEIAVPDADLTPTGVADLIADFLERLDLTDVTVVANDTGGAITQVLMTRRPARIGRVVLAAVDSYEGFLPQPFALLTWLAKIPGSMRPVIELARIRALQPTPLVFGLVAKRRVPPEIADSYLAGPKKSAAVRRNLRSFLKNAHRRYTLEAASRFASVDIPVLLVWASEDKIFPMSYAERLARDLPHATLEVIDDSYTFLPEDQPELLTESILEFTRLHATP
- a CDS encoding amidase, with amino-acid sequence MTTADQGRLPAGAPPNDLGLSDYAAALAHGTIGSVAAVGAALDRIEAAQPTLNAFRLVRRDRALAEAADADRRLAAGDRLPLLGVPIAVKDDTDIAGEPTAFGCGGDFAPKTEDAESVRRLRAAGAVIVGKTNTCELGQLPFTSAASFGHTRNPWAADRTPGGSSGGSAAAVAAGLVPAALGSDGAGSVRIPAAWTNLVGIKPQRGRISTWPHAEAFYGLTVNGPLARTVTDAALLLDLAAGPHPGDLHTPAPISATEAVGRDPGRLRIALSLRTPFTATRTALDPEVAAAVRRVGDTLRKLGHTVTVADLHYGLLIGASFLPRSLAGIRAAYRKFPGAQVDPRTIANTRFGTLLDGPALFAARQAEPLLHRRIGNFFRDYDVVLAPTTATPPPRAEDIDGIGVHATNNLITAACPYTWPWNVLGWPSVNVPAGFTEAGLPIGAQLMGTEATEPMLVSVAAQLESELHWERERPNPWWLSR
- a CDS encoding ABC transporter permease → MTTLAPSASARHQPTPLGGFSLGFLRLELRRMLRNRRTMIFTLLIPPLFFVIFGLQSDFRTQSFGSGNVTGYVMVSMAVYGALLATTSGGAMVAIERAQGWSRQLRLTPLHPVAYIATKVAVAMVLGLVSVSAVFVVGGVLGAHLTPVAWVGCFLLAWLTSLVFAAFGLFVGYLLPSENVMQLLGPVLAVLSFAGGLFIPLHGWFDTVSKVFPTNGVATLSRMPFGDTSAGSIALAVLNVVVWAAVFVGGSAILFRRDTAR
- a CDS encoding ABC transporter ATP-binding protein, whose product is MTSALTTAAVFAAAGGSATPAIELRDLRKSFPVPGGGTVRAVDGLDLVIEPGEIVAFLGPNGAGKTTTLDMVLGLAAPDSGSVAVFGGTPAEALAVGRISAVLQSGGLLPDLTVAETVRLVASLHVNPRPVEEVLSRAGLAEIAGRMVGKCSGGQRQRLRFALALLPNPDLIVLDEPTTGMDVEGRRDFWNAMREDSQRGRTVLFATHYLDEADAYADRIVLVRAGRVVADGSAAEIKNLAAGRAVSATLSGGVPTGLHDLPGVDEVEVRGERIVVHTKDSDAVARYLLTETSATDLEITSHNLESAFLALTTGEN
- the recO gene encoding DNA repair protein RecO encodes the protein MRLYRDVAVVVRQHKLGEADRIVTLLTRQHGLVRAVAKGVRRTKSRFGARLEPFAYIDVQLHPGRTLDVVTQVHTVEAFAADIIDDYGRYTTACAVLETAERLAGEERAPAPRLHALTASALRAIAAKQRPHELILDAFLLRAMGFAGWAPALDECAKCATPGPHRAFHVAAGGAVCVHCRPPGSATPAPGVLDLLVALLRGEWDYIETVPDGARRQASGLVAAHLQWHLERQLRTLPLIERSRPVGFPA
- a CDS encoding DUF1870 family protein, giving the protein MDDLLGTGTAAGFRATRELLGLPVPWCARLFAVAERTVERWEKGAFQIPDTVARELAEIADETEQVIEAMVDAIGAGEISPRLHTYRTNDDYCRHEPDTRYPATWHRAVCARVMVELPQVELQFVE
- a CDS encoding isoprenyl transferase; amino-acid sequence: MILRRDSSTATRSNARPGAARTVRPPSQHPSGARPPEIPADLVPNHVALVMDGNGRWAQERGLPRTAGHERGEAVLMDTVEGCIEIGVKWLSAYAFSTENWRRSPEEVRFLMGFNRDVIRRRRDEMNEMGVRVRWAGRRPRLWRSVINELEVAEELTKDNTVMTLTMCVNYGGRAEIADAAREIARRVAAGEIDPEKVTEATVAKYLDEPDMPDVDLFLRPSGEFRSSNFLLWQSAYAEYVYQDTLFPDFDRRNLWEACLQYASRDRRFGGTK
- a CDS encoding TetR/AcrR family transcriptional regulator; the protein is MPRRSQEDRSRTTRAALEQAGRRLFTERGFAATSAEELVTEAGVTRGALHHHYGDKRGLFLAVLEQIEVEATDEIEKAIATVDPDDVMTGMAVGLGLFLEICQRPAMLRISLTDAPAVLGWQAWREFESRHGLGVITAQLERARVAGLIADAPIQVLAQLLLSALTESALIVAHADDPDSARAEAQQSMLLLISGLIKT
- the rpmB gene encoding 50S ribosomal protein L28, whose product is MSSRCDVCGKQPSFGNRVARAGRRAQQRYVKGRTSRRFNPNIQPVRAVKDGTPVRMKVCTSCLKKGKVERRAQA
- a CDS encoding YbjN domain-containing protein — its product is MNGGTGMESSVTPEHELQARAGACLSLYDIDVRVDPEGSIGFEYEGALCSLRAVSLAPGLDVLTLTCVLAWDRPIKPQLHKRVAERNNALQFGSLTVIAHDKLADIILRYTFPAAGLDDQALATMLVLVLSGAGRARQGLLP